One genomic window of Amphiura filiformis chromosome 3, Afil_fr2py, whole genome shotgun sequence includes the following:
- the LOC140147885 gene encoding uncharacterized protein, whose product MIKKYYQSKTRSISPQTVDDQEKIDKDTEKTDKEKINTDKLRSWPRVVLKKTILEKVTKRLNASKKANEESEMETSIEAEGASKVGTRQHYIRHTTYEEEEAESEVDQIPVEESSEDEVDMRDLNEVRPKEPPTLRMKSNAPPPRRRPDRRSRKRRKKNCYFKPGNLHFTKRAGFVSAKDRERQEKQAEENERAGEEDTTMAGVKLPPVERPKTRSLTRSDDGLASDHDMIEVTSNSPGKKRIRLSRYEAWKIIGLDPNSEPPWPCTHPSCGYYFASLNSILTHHAWKHDTFGDRNQRKLARSLGEKYSLFAKREKRAVDGAKIDDDDENADGEAGVVKSKRKKKPVKRLTNVLIGKNKHFIPKYEQRTEVIPKRKKLRCKYCQRYFISQINLRTHMRRMHKTKWMKDNNLTQEDMDEITKSVAENEDASSANISLLATVADKLDDKVNLICKTCSFKAVSERALGHHMNQAHPDYIRSIYSDSDEDKVADDDADKQTPDVTPSNRPVRKCRRKSLPKIMQKEKKLDMVIPKILPHHAIYGQALPEEEAGEKEDEDDDGEDGGDELPRSGISLQCEECNYIAMSDRNFVSHMKTVHKQDVVLNYQCDQCDFSGTGRELFVHKKSHVPTVMCDMCGKTLKGDKRLKMHQMYHCGNEKKPKRYSNKVSRTCKICHKEFNNLATFRYHMTGHRNDERGETFSCDICQKTFTRKQSVRMHKTIAHMEKKFQCLHCPFKGAYKTQFRYHLWEKHDIGGETMPDLKCDFEGCTFSTKKRKQLTGHKRKHDMTRFKYWCDGCNQPIRTLTCLAKHQVLHRDGVTKYKCKECGYQATDSNTLSSHKQWKHADPSQTIICDLCGASFTRAADHNLHRKLKHTELEPVKCKGCELTFKFTYQMTKHMKVEHRDLIEAEEAAQMEEAKKIINAVPKRRTKSVEKKKRVKKKKPPTGKKVGRPKAALTPELVAKREEQKRERNKRKYENRKAKMKQLGLKRKKYPKKRGGQTSRTLMQPRKQRANAVSTAGTNEDYSDEEVATAAQQLESIAQAFTTQPQTVSPYKSTSNNYPVQVEPTDHHAYAQLTALNCEFNVGASTSSAGTLHIHPPVTTQEVVVPTDVIVGSNAEQQVETTSTTQRIVPAPSSGEMLAEGRQGEQPVSYLEVTTVHSDGRRHVEMWPVWQDP is encoded by the coding sequence ATGATCAAAAAGTACTACCAAAGCAAGACAAGGTCCATTAGCCCCCAAACTGTTGATGATCAAGAGAAGATTGACAAAGACACAGAAAAGACTGACAAAGAGAAGATCAACACAGACAAGTTAAGAAGTTGGCCTCGTGTGGTATTAAAGAAAACTATCTTGGAGAAAGTTACCAAAAGATTGAATGCCAGTAAGAAAGCTAATGAAGAAAGTGAAATGGAAACATCCATCGAAGCAGAAGGTGCATCTAAAGTGGGGACACGACAACATTACATAAGACATACCACTTACGAAGAGGAGGAGGCAGAGAGCGAAGTAGATCAGATACCTGTGGAAGAAAGTAGTGAGGATGAAGTCGATATGAGAGACTTAAACGAAGTAAGACCAAAAGAACCCCCAACTCTGAGGATGAAATCAAATGCTCCTCCTCCTCGTCGTCGTCCAGACAGAAGGTCACGGAAGAGGAGGAAGAAAAACTGCTATTTCAAACCAGGGAATTTGCATTTCACAAAAAGAGCTGGTTTTGTCTCCGCTAAAGACAGGGAACGTCAAGAAAAACAGGCTGAAGAAAATGAAAGGGCAGGAGAGGAGGATACCACGATGGCCGGTGTAAAGCTTCCACCTGTAGAGAGACCAAAGACAAGATCTTTAACCAGGTCAGACGATGGGCTAGCATCCGATCATGACATGATCGAAGTGACAAGTAACTCTCCAGGCAAAAAGCGAATTCGCTTATCTCGATATGAAGCATGGAAAATAATTGGTTTGGATCCAAATTCGGAACCGCCTTGGCCTTGTACCCACCCAAGTTGTGGCTACTATTTTGCCTCTCTTAATAGTATACTTACTCATCACGCCTGGAAGCATGATACCTTTGGAGATCGTAATCAGCGGAAATTGGCACGGAGTTTAGGCGAGAAGTATTCGCTCTTTGCAAAACGTGAGAAGCGGGCAGTTGATGGTGCCAaaatcgatgatgatgatgagaatgcTGATGGGGAGGCAGGGGTTGTTAAGAGTAAGAGAAAGAAGAAGCCAGTCAAAAGGTTAACAAATGTATTGATTGGGAAGAACAAACATTTCATTCCCAAGTATGAGCAGAGGACGGAGGTAATCCCCAAGAGGAAGAAGTTACGGTGCAAGTACTGTCAGCGATATTTTATCTCACAGATCAACTTGCGTACGCACATGCGTAGAATGCACAAAACCAAATGGATGAAAGATAACAACTTAACTCAAGAGGATATGGATGAGATCACAAAAAGCGTAGCTGAGAATGAGGATGCATCATCAGCAAATATATCCCTGCTGGCCACTGTAGCCGACAAGCTGGACGATAAAGTCAATCTGATTTGCAAAACGTGTTCTTTCAAAGCGGTATCTGAACGTGCTCTCGGACATCACATGAACCAAGCTCATCCGGATTATATCCGTAGTATTTACAGCGATAGCGATGAGGATAAagttgctgatgatgatgctgacaaGCAGACTCCTGATGTCACCCCATCAAATAGACCTGTCAGAAAATGCAGAAGGAAATCACTTCCAAAGATAATGCAGAAGGAGAAGAAACTGGACATGGTGATACCAAAGATTTTACCCCATCATGCTATATACGGCCAGGCACTACCGGAAGAAGAGGCTGGAGAGAAAGAGGATGAAGACGATGATGGAGAAGACGGAGGAGATGAATTACCCAGATCTGGTATATCTCTACAGTGTGAAGAATGTAACTATATTGCAATGTCTGATAGAAATTTTGTGAGTCACATGAAGACAGTGCACAAGCAAGACGTGGTATTGAATTATCAGTGTGACCAATGCGACTTTTCGGGTACAGGACGCGAGCTATTTGTGCACAAGAAAAGCCACGTGCCAACGGTCATGTGTGATATGTGCGGGAAAACTTTAAAAGGAGACAAACGACTCAAAATGCATCAGATGTACCATTGTGGCAACGAGAAGAAACCGAAAAGATACAGTAATAAAGTGTCAAGAACCTGCAAGATATGCCATAAAGAATTCAACAATTTGGCCACTTTCCGTTATCATATGACCGGCCATAGAAATGACGAACGGGGAGAGACTTTTAGTTGTGATATATGCCAGAAGACATTTACTAGAAAACAGTCTGTGAGAATGCACAAaaccattgcacatatggagaagAAATTCCAATGCTTACATTGCCCATTCAAAGGAGCATACAAGACACAATTTCGATATCATTTATGGGAAAAGCACGATATTGGTGGTGAGACCATGCCTGATCTGAAGTGCGACTTTGAAGGGTGTACATTTAGCACCAAGAAGAGGAAGCAACTGACGGGTCATAAGAGGAAGCATGACATGACCAGGTTCAAGTACTGGTGCGACGGATGTAACCAACCCATCAGAACGCTGACGTGTTTGGCAAAACATCAGGTATTGCACAGAGATGGTGTGACTAAATACAAGTGTAAGGAATGCGGTTACCAGGCGACTGATTCCAATACCCTCTCTTCTCACAAGCAGTGGAAACATGCTGATCCGTCACAGACCATCATCTGTGACCTGTGTGGAGCTTCCTTTACGAGAGCAGCGGATCATAACCTTCATCGCAAATTGAAACACACTGAACTTGAGCCGGTTAAATGCAAAGGTTGTGAGCTGACTTTCAAGTTCACATATCAGATGACCAAGCATATGAAAGTAGAACATCGAGATCTGATAGAAGCAGAAGAAGCTGCTCAGATGGAAGAAGCTAAGAAAATTATCAATGCTGTACCAAAAAGAAGAACGAAATCGGTTGAGAAGAAGAAGCGGGTTAAGAAGAAGAAGCCTCCTACGGGGAAAAAGGTTGGTAGACCGAAAGCTGCTCTGACACCAGAGCTCGTCGCCAAAAGGGAAGAACAGAAGAGGGAAAGGAATAAGCGCAAGTATGAAAACAGAAAAGCCAAAATGAAACAACTTGGTCTAAAGCGTAAGAAGTACCCTAAAAAGAGAGGCGGGCAAACATCCCGGACATTGATGCAACCACGGAAACAGAGAGCTAACGCGGTGTCAACTGCAGGTACCAACGAAGACTATTCTGATGAGGAAGTAGCCACAGCAGCGCAACAGTTAGAAAGTATCGCGCAGGCTTTTACCACACAGCCCCAAACTGTGTCTCCTTATAAATCAACCAGTAACAACTATCCCGTCCAAGTGGAACCTACTGATCATCATGCATACGCACAACTAACGGCATTGAACTGCGAATTTAACGTTGGCGCATCCACATCGTCAGCAGGTACACTACATATACACCCGCCTGTGACAACTCAAGAAGTGGTGGTTCCTACCGATGTGATTGTTGGTAGCAACGCGGAGCAGCAGGTAGAGACGACATCAACTACGCAGAGAATCGTACCAGCGCCCTCATCGGGCGAGATGTTGGCAGAGGGAAGGCAAGGGGAGCAACCAGTCAGCTACTTGGAAGTTACAACTGTGCATTCTGATGGTAGGCGACATGTTGAGATGTGGCCAGTATGGCAGGATCCGTGA
- the LOC140147887 gene encoding uncharacterized protein, with protein MMTNIDIFMFPVYRCKLCPNYYTTVKTTMIEHMKDVHRWSKNKGAGSNVETLNIGGNEGHVGESTQDRVKNIQKIFERKLRSQSSGDGDAESVHSQNSLVEIPFSSGSPPEEVCERVEQNGSVDGGDNNDDDDDDGGGGFEDVDDDDYDVGSGGFEDVDDDNDGDGGETEEIEAELSGKALG; from the coding sequence ATGATGACAAATATTGACATCTTCATGTTTCCAGTGTACAGGTGCAAGCTGTGCCCCAACTACTATACAACTGTGAAAACCACGATGATAGAGCATATGAAAGATGTTCACAGATGGTCAAAGAATAAAGGGGCAGGTAGTAATGTGGAAACATTAAACATTGGTGGAAATGAGGGACATGTAGGAGAGAGTACACAGGATAGAGTGAAAAATATCCAGAAGATTTTTGAACGGAAGTTAAGGAGCCAGTCAAGTGGTGATGGCGATGCCGAGTCCGTACATAGTCAGAATAGCTTGGTTGAGATTCCGTTTAGTAGTGGTAGTCCTCCAGAGGAAGTATGTGAAAGAGTTGAACAAAATGGTAGTGTTGATGGAGGAGAtaacaacgatgatgatgatgatgatggtggtggtggttttgaagatgtcgatgatgatgattatgatgttgGTAGTGGTGGCTTTGaagatgttgatgatgataatgatggggATGGAGGTGAAACAGAGGAAATTGAGGCGGAGTTGTCAGGAAAAGCTCTAGGTTAG
- the LOC140147886 gene encoding uncharacterized protein, whose protein sequence is MKAKKNSQQTGGSGAGQLGVQKNTLKTFGTIYGSSLLRSLQTPERQQLADRSRQLQQHGTPQKTPVQIKVEPGSSPAQSTLSPGQKQISSVGSRQKRTLSPGTRQLTQRQHVLQANQSAPGASGPQLCLKFVKATGPDGKPGLTAILGASPGQQGASPQQKQTPSKGASPLQTQQQPQRMMQLSGPPKMALASSVQKSPGRVLPTRVPAPVRTQKGNSKSVPAPRDETQEAVDALIASTSDASEATSAASTEPRIGNWKNKPRAERRQDLAKTEKLLNALRTLMSQQRSQVEAGMQQLQSKASQEKSPESIQPNSSQPGTSQQNPQMSQNSQSQVLQSKVSQVNPSESIQPNSSQSQPGTSQQNPQMSQNSQSQVLAALQLQKSFETGASPQKTQSESGTSPQQSQVERSPRIMGYRKRAPHKLPPR, encoded by the coding sequence ATGAAAGCTAAGAAAAACTCACAGCAGACAGGGGGATCAGGAGCAGGGCAATTAGGAGTGCAAAAGAATACCTTAAAAACATTTGGTACAATTTATGGCAGCTCTTTACTTAGAAGTCTTCAGACCCCGGAGCGACAACAGCTAGCAGACAGAAGTCGTCAGTTGCAGCAACATGGCACCCCACAGAAGACTCCAGTACAGATTAAGGTTGAGCCAGGCAGCAGTCCAGCACAGAGCACTTTATCCCCGGGGCAAAAACAGATTTCGTCAGTGGGTTCAAGGCAAAAGCGGACTTTGTCTCCAGGTACGAGACAATTAACGCAGAGGCAACATGTGCTGCAAGCCAACCAATCAGCGCCAGGAGCAAGTGGGCCACAGTTATGCTTGAAATTTGTCAAGGCTACTGGACCTGATGGGAAACCAGGACTGACTGCAATTCTTGGAGCTAGTCCTGGCCAACAAGGAGCCTCTCCTCAGCAGAAACAGACTCCCAGTAAAGGAGCTTCTCCCCTACAGACTCAGCAACAGCCACAGAGAATGATGCAACTCTCCGGTCCACCAAAAATGGCACTTGCTTCATCTGTGCAGAAAAGCCCAGGCCGGGTGTTACCAACCCGGGTTCCTGCACCTGTTCGTACACAAAAAGGTAATAGTAAATCTGTACCAGCACCACGAGATGAGACACAGGAAGCAGTTGATGCACTGATAGCGAGTACAAGTGATGCAAGCGAAGCAACATCAGCTGCTTCCACTGAACCCAGAATTGGTAACTGGAAGAATAAACCAAGGGCAGAAAGGAGACAGGACTTGGCTAAGACAGAGAAACTATTGAATGCATTAAGAACACTTATGAGCCAACAGAGATCACAGGTAGAGGCAGGCATGCAGCAACTACAGTCCAAAGCAAGCCAAGAGAAGTCGCCAGAGTCCATCCAGCCAAATTCGTCACAGCCAGGGACCAGCCAACAAAATCCTCAGATGAGCCAGAATTCGCAGTCACAGGTACTACAGTCCAAAGTAAGCCAAGTGAATCCGTCGGAGTCCATCCAGCCAAATTCATCACAGTCACAGCCAGGGACCAGCCAACAGAATCCTCAGATGAGCCAGAATTCCCAGTCTCAGGTACTGGCTGCTCTACAGCTGCAAAAGTCCTTTGAAACAGGTGCTAGTCCACAGAAGACCCAGTCAGAGTCGGGAACATCACCACAGCAGTCTCAAGTGGAGAGAAGTCCGCGAATTATGGGGTATCGTAAGAGAGCACCTCATAAACTACCCCCCAGATGA